One Phoenix dactylifera cultivar Barhee BC4 chromosome 8, palm_55x_up_171113_PBpolish2nd_filt_p, whole genome shotgun sequence genomic window carries:
- the LOC103712589 gene encoding E3 ubiquitin-protein ligase RNF19B-like encodes MDPVQHDLMDTSVQERREGRLIHRGEGEDSFFSAFDAIDADGLGEALDDDENLAQELQLQEVLMVSTKSTNPHVETGEPLGPSLPCCCVICERPLPSPEVFRAVTCSHALCRACLDQYIEAELQKDVSSVKCPRAGCDLVLEPEPYMGFVRPDVFDRWLDAHQRGDQRKSIVLVEPHPSVEQGEAAIFHVSIQGEFSRRDLLKLANTLLDAAAAPGDGPGNPKGKQPIIESPHPVTEIGQSSSASQDVDSEFYCAICMDPKPLHESFDINGCSHKFCTSCVRLYVTAKVGENSITIGCPDPACKDGNLEPEKCRSILPGEVFDRWGVALCESALGPAKFYCPYKDCSALLLNEGGNGDEQVMTDAECPHCKRVLCARCSVPWHHGINCEQFQQLEEDEKGEGDLMLRQLANTSRWQRCPECKIYVEKIEGCNFMSCRCGHCFCYVCASPMRKDNHYCNNCLGVAEQPHAPA; translated from the exons ATGGATCCTGTGCAGCACGACCTAATGGATACTTCGGTGCAAGAGCGGAGGGAAGGCCGGCTGATCCaccgaggagaaggagaagattcCTTCTTCTCAGCATTCGATGCCATCGATGCCGACGGGCTCGGCGAAGCCCTTGACGATGACGAGAACCTTGCGCAGGAACTACAGCTCCAAGAGGTGCTCATGGTCTCCACCAAGTCAACAAATCCACACGTCGAGACTGGCGAGCCCTTGGGTCCTTCTCTTCCCTGCTGCTGTGTGATCTGTGAGAGACCGCTGCCGTCGCCGGAGGTTTTCCGAGCAGTGACATGCTCTCATGCGCTCTGCCGCGCTTGCTTGGACCAGTATATCGAAGCAGAGCTCCAGAAGGATGTTTCTTCTGTCAAATGTCCCCGTGCAGGCTGCGACTTGGTGCTCGAGCCCGAACCTTACATGGGTTTTGTTCGGCCGGACGTCTTCGATAGGTGGCTCGATGCCCACCAGAGAGGTGATCAGAGGAAGAGCATTGTTCTAGTGGAACCGCATCCAAGCGTAGAGCAAGGCGAAGCTGCCATCTTCCATGTCTCCATCCAAGGAGAGTTCAGCCGCCGCGATCTCCTCAAGCTCGCAAACACCTTGCTTGATGCTGCGGCGGCACCGGGAGATGGCCCGGGCAATCCAAAGGGGAAGCAACCGATCATCGAATCTCCTCATCCCGTGACGGAGATCGGGCAGTCGTCTAGCGCTTCGCAGGACGTCGACAGCGAGTTCTACTGCGCTATCTGCATGGATCCGAAGCCTCTTCACGAGAGCTTCGACATAAATGGTTGCTCCCACAAGTTCTGCACGAGCTGTGTGAGACTCTACGTCACGGCGAAGGTTGGGGAGAATTCGATCACGATCGGTTGCCCTGACCCGGCATGCAAAGATGGGAATCTCGAGCCCGAGAAGTGTCGGTCGATCCTCCCAGGAGAAGTGTTCGACCGTTGGGGCGTCGCTCTGTGTGAATCGGCGCTCGGGCCGGCGAAGTTCTACTGCCCGTATAAGGACTGCTCGGCGCTGCTACTCAACGAAGGTGGCAATGGCGACGAGCAGGTGATGACAGATGCGGAGTGTCCTCATTGCAAGAGAGTGTTATGTGCTCGGTGCAGCGTGCCATGGCATCATGGCATCAACTGCGAGCAGTTTCAGCAGCTGGAGGAGGATGAGAAGGGCGAGGGGGACCTGATGCTGAGGCAATTAGCCAACACAAGCAGGTGGCAGAGGTGTCCCGAGTGTAAGATCTATGTGGAGAAGATTGAAGGTTGTAATTTTATGAGCTGCAG GTGCGGTCATTGCTTCTGCTATGTTTGCGCATCTCCAATGCGGAAGGATAACCATTACTGCAATAATTGTTTGGGTGTTGCGGAGCAACCTCATGCCCCTGCTTAA
- the LOC103712592 gene encoding sucrose synthase 1-like, giving the protein MAERKLTRIHSFRERLGDSLSAHPNELLALFSRFVNQEKGMLQPHQLLAEFEAVFSDGERQALKDVFESVLRAAQEAIVIPPWVALAIRPRPGVWEYLRVNVNELAVEELTVSEYLQFKEQLVNGGNQDNFVLELDFEPFNASFPRPSLSKSIGNGVQFLNRHLSSKLFHDKESMYPLLNFLRAHKYKGMTMMLNDRIQSLSALQAALRKSEEYLLSIAADTPYSEFNHRFQELGLEKGWGDTAQRVCQTIHLLRDLLEAPDPCTLEKFLGTIPMVFNVVILSPHGYFAQANVLGYPDTGGQIVYILDQVRALESEMLLRIKQQGLNITPRILIVTRLLPDAVGTTCGQRLEKVLGTEHTHILRVPFRTEKGILRKWISRFDVWPYLETYAEDVANELAGELQATPDLIIGNYSDGNLVASLLAHKLGVTQCTIAHALEKTKYPNSDIYWKKFENQYHFSSQFTADLIAMNHADFIITSTFQEIAGSKDTVGQYESHIAFTLPGLYRVVHGIDVFDPKFNIVSPGADMSIYFPYTEESKRLTSLHPEIEELLFSSVDNSEHKFVLKDRNKPIIFSMARLDRVKNMTGLVELYGRNARLRELVNLVVVAGDHGKKSKDLEEQEELKKMYKLIDQYKLNGQIRWISAQMNRVRNGELYRYIADTGGAFVQPAFYEAFGLTVIEAMTCGLPTFATSNGGPAEIIVHGVSGFHIDPYQGDKAAELLVSFFEKCREDPNHWNKISQGGLKRIEEKYTWKLYSERLMTLAGVYGFWKYVSKLDRRETRRYLEMFYALKYRNLATSVPLAVDGETISNGPN; this is encoded by the exons ATGGCTGAGCGCAAGTTGACACGCATCCATAGTTTCCGGGAGCGTCTTGGCGACTCTTTGTCTGCTCATCCGAATGAATTGCTTGCCCTGTTTTCAAG GTTTGTCAACCAGGAAAAGGGAATGCTGCAACCCCATCAATTGCTTGCGGAGTTTGAGGCTGTATTCTCTGATGGAGAGAGGCAAGCGCTGAAAGATGTCTTCGAAAGTGTTTTGAGAGCTGCGCAG GAAGCGATAGTCATACCCCCATGGGTTGCTCTTGCTATTCGGCCAAGGCCTGGTGTCTGGGAATATTTGCGGGTTAATGTGAATGAGCTGGCTGTGGAGGAGTTGACTGTATCTGAGTACTTGCAGTTTAAGGAGCAACTTGTGAATGGAGG TAATCAGGATAACTTTGTATTAGAGTTGGACTTTGAACCATTCAATGCTTCCTTTCCTCGGCCTTCACTGTCGAAATCCATTGGTAATGGAGTGCAGTTCCTCAATCGTCACCTCTCTTCAAAACTGTTTCATGACAAAGAAAGCATGTACCCACTGCTTAATTTTCTTCGGGCACACAAATATAAGGGAATG ACAATGATGTTAAATGATAGAATACAAAGCCTTAGCGCTCTCCAAGCTGCACTAAGAAAGTCTGAGGAATATCTGTTGAGTATCGCAGCAGACACTCCATATTCGGAATTTAATCACAG ATTTCAAGAGCTTGGTTTAGAAAAGGGTTGGGGTGATACAGCACAGCGTGTCTGCCAGACTATTCATCTACTCCGTGATCTTCTTGAGGCACCTGATCCTTGCACCCTAGAGAAATTTCTTGGGACAATTCCTATGGTGTTTAATGTTGTCATTTTATCTCCGCATGGTTACTTTGCCCAAGCTAATGTTTTGGGATACCCTGACACTGGAGGCCAG ATTGTCTATATTTTGGATCAAGTTCGTGCACTAGAGAGCGAGATGCTTCTTAGAATAAAGCAGCAAGGTCTCAATATCACTCCCCGAATTCTTATT GTGACTAGATTACTACCTGATGCAGTAGGGACCACTTGCGGTCAGCGGCTTGAGAAAGTCCTTGGCACAGAGCACACACACATTCTGCGGGTTCCATTTAGAACTGAAAAAGGAATCCTTCGCAAATGGATCTCACGCTTCGATGTATGGCCTTACCTTGAAACTTATGCAGAG GATGTTGCCAATGAACTGGCTGGGGAACTGCAGGCAACCCCAGATCTAATTATTGGAAACTACAGTGATGGAAACCTAGTAGCATCTTTGCTGGCACATAAGCTAGGAGTTACTCAG TGTACTATTGCCCATGCCTTGGAGAAAACAAAGTATCCAAATTCAGATATATACTGGAAAAAGTTTGAGAACCAGTACCATTTTTCTTCTCAGTTTACTGCCGATTTAATTGCTATGAATCATGCTGATTTCATTATCACCAGTACTTTCCAAGAGATtgccggaag CAAGGACACTGTCGGGCAGTATGAGTCTCACATTGCGTTTACCCTCCCTGGGCTCTACCGAGTGGTTCATGGAATTGATGTATTTGATCCAAAGTTCAACATTGTTTCCCCAGGAGCTGATATGTCTATTTACTTCCCTTACACGGAGGAGAGTAAGAGATTGACTTCTCTCCACCCTGAAATTGAGGAGCTCCTCTTCAGTTCTGTGGACAACTCTGAACACAA GTTTGTATTGAAGGACCGGAATAAGCCTATTATCTTCTCAATGGCAAGACTGGACCGTGTGAAGAACATGACAGGTCTGGTTGAGCTATATGGAAGGAATGCCCGTCTGAGGGAACTGGTCAACCTTGTCGTTGTGGCTGGAGACCACGGGAAGAAATCCAAGGATcttgaggaacaagaagagctAAAGAAGATGTACAAGCTTATTGATCAGTACAAATTGAATGGCCAGATCCGCTGGATCTCTGCGCAGATGAACAGGGTTCGCAATGGTGAGCTGTACCGCTACATTGCTGATACTGGAGGAGCCTTTGTACAG CCGGCATTTTATGAAGCATTTGGGCTCACTGTCATCGAAGCCATGACGTGTGGCCTGCCCACATTTGCAACATCTAATGGAGGGCCGGCAGAGATCATAGTTCATGGTGTTTCTGGCTTCCACATTGATCCTTACCAGGGCGACAAAGCTGCTGAGCTTCTAGTCAGTTTCTTTGAGAAATGCAGGGAAGACCCCAACCActggaataaaatttcacaaggaGGGCTGAAGAGAATTGAGGAGAA GTACACTTGGAAGCTGTATTCTGAGAGGTTGATGACATTGGCTGGTGTTTATGGATTTTGGAAGTATGTCTCCAAACTCGATAGGCGAGAGACCCGTCGTTACCTTGAGATGTTTTATGCTCTCAAATATCGTAACTTG GCAACCTCTGTCCCTCTGGCTGTTGATGGAGAGACTATTAGCAATGGACCGAATTAA
- the LOC103712593 gene encoding kinetochore protein SPC24 homolog isoform X1, with protein MMANAGKRVDIQNLLSLGDDLVGVLKNKKDGDSLMQSLEGAKMIRSSCQSDSQELRSLLEDYQKKMNAYQEKIKKVKCETIADAELEQLQNELEDKLQEERLLCQELRTISDDLGDLEHQRFSIEERKEIIKKKEKDISTAQDLLSMCASVTSIIPNLEDKGKISGYVVERNKKKVEKFEFELTASPTEVLNRLWKIA; from the exons ATGATGGCGAATGCTGGTAAAAGAGTCGACATTCAGAATCTTCTCTCGCTGGGGGATGATCTTGTTGGAGTCCTCAAGAATAAGAAGGATGGTGATAGCTTGATGCAATCGCTGGAGGGAGCTAAGATGATCCGCTCCTCGTGTCAGTCGGATTCCCAGGAGCTACGAAGCTTATTAGAAG ACTATCAAAAAAAGATGAATGCATATCAGGAGAAGATAAAGAAGGTAAAATGTGAAACGATTGCTGATGCTGAATTAGAACAACTTCAAAATGAATTGGAAGATAAACTTCAAGAGGAACGGCTGCTTTGTCAGGAATTAAG GACAATCAGTGATGACCTTGGTGATTTGGAACATCAGAGGTTTTCAATTGAAGAACGAAAAGAAATaatcaagaaaaaagagaaagacaTATCGACTGCACA AGATTTGCTTTCTATGTGTGCTTCAGTGACAAGTATCATCCCAAATTTAGAAGACAAGGGCAAGATTTCTGGCT ATGTTGTGGAGAGAAACAAGAAGAAAGTTGAGAAATTTGAGTTCGAGCTCACAGCATCTCCAACAGAGGTATTGAACAGATTGTGGAAGATTGCATAG
- the LOC103712610 gene encoding probable E3 ubiquitin-protein ligase RNF144A, whose amino-acid sequence MRHRRSNPPAAAGAASLQISRHGGDRDHPIPVDRLSVEGDDEKEDRDSVAGISHYSGDRNRPISVEDYHDDVLLQIAIAESLHHQPPPAFIDLEGSEGVKQESRGREGKRPIKEISFIDLDGFGALEHDLDDPRGRLSKRRRFEENPVPEVGESSAAPPTEPKLYCSICMQDYLDFESFSMRGCSHLYCASCVSQYVAAKVEENEVLIGCPDPSCKTGYLELDMCQLILPPKVIDQWASRLCEEILEPMRFYCPYKDCSALLIHEGGINGEVIRESECPHCYRLFCAQCKAPWHSNITCEAYQQLGEDEKGREDLMLMEMAKNQHWQRCPKCKFFVERTEGCNFMRCRCGNTFCYRCAGPMNSDHYCLKCRS is encoded by the exons ATGAGACACCGGCGCTCCAACCCTCCCGCGGCGGCCGGAGCCGCCTCACTTCAAATCTCCCGCCACGGCGGCGACCGCGACCACCCCATCCCCGTCGACCGCCTCTCCGTCGAGGGCGACGATGAGAAGGAAGACAGAGACTCCGTCGCCGGAATCTCCCACTACAGCGGCGACAGGAACCGCCCCATCTCCGTCGAGGACTACCACGACGACGTCCTCCTCCAGATCGCCATTGCCGAGTCCCTCCACCACCAGCCCCCGCCTGCCTTCATCGACCTCGAGGGCTCCGAAGGTGTTAAACAAGAGAGCCGCGGCCGGGAAGGGAAAAGGCCCATTAAAGAGATCTCTTTTATCGACCTCGATGGCTTCGGAGCATTGGAGCACGACCTGGATGACCCAAGAGGGAGGCTGTCAAAAAGGAGGCGTTTTGAAGAAAACCCTGTTCCAGAGGTCGGGGAATCTTCCGCTGCTCCGCCGACGGAGCCCAAGCTCTATTGTAGCATCTGTATGCAGGATTATCTCGATTTTGAGAGCTTCAGTATGAGGGGCTGCTCCCACTTGTACTGCGCCAGCTGCGTGAGCCAGTACGTGGCGGCGAAGGTGGAGGAGAATGAGGTGTTGATCGGCTGCCCAGACCCCAGCTGCAAGACTGGATATTTAGAGCTGGATATGTGCCAATTGATCCTCCCGCCCAAGGTGATCGACCAATGGGCAAGCAGGCTCTGCGAGGAGATACTTGAGCCAATGAGGTTTTACTGCCCATACAAGGATTGCTCCGCATTGCTGATACATGAAGGGGGAATTAATGGTGAGGTGATTAGAGAATCAGAATGCCCGCATTGTTATCGGCTGTTTTGTGCTCAGTGTAAGGCGCCGTGGCATTCAAATATCACATGCGAGGCCTATCAGCAGCTTGGAGAGGacgagaaggggagggaggatttGATGCTGATGGAGATGGCGAAGAACCAGCACTGGCAGAGGTGCCCCAAGTGCAAGTTCTTTGTGGAGAGGACTGAGGGATGTAATTTTATGAGGTGCAG GTGCGGTAATACCTTCTGCTACAGGTGTGCAGGGCCAATGAACAGTGACCATTATTGTCTAAAATGCCGAAGTTAG
- the LOC103712593 gene encoding kinetochore protein SPC24 homolog isoform X2, with product MMANAGKRVDIQNLLSLGDDLVGVLKNKKDGDSLMQSLEGAKMIRSSCQSDSQELRSLLEDYQKKMNAYQEKIKKVKCETIADAELEQLQNELEDKLQEERLLCQELRTISDDLGDLEHQRFSIEERKEIIKKKEKDISTAQDLLSMCASVTSIIPNLEDKGKISG from the exons ATGATGGCGAATGCTGGTAAAAGAGTCGACATTCAGAATCTTCTCTCGCTGGGGGATGATCTTGTTGGAGTCCTCAAGAATAAGAAGGATGGTGATAGCTTGATGCAATCGCTGGAGGGAGCTAAGATGATCCGCTCCTCGTGTCAGTCGGATTCCCAGGAGCTACGAAGCTTATTAGAAG ACTATCAAAAAAAGATGAATGCATATCAGGAGAAGATAAAGAAGGTAAAATGTGAAACGATTGCTGATGCTGAATTAGAACAACTTCAAAATGAATTGGAAGATAAACTTCAAGAGGAACGGCTGCTTTGTCAGGAATTAAG GACAATCAGTGATGACCTTGGTGATTTGGAACATCAGAGGTTTTCAATTGAAGAACGAAAAGAAATaatcaagaaaaaagagaaagacaTATCGACTGCACA AGATTTGCTTTCTATGTGTGCTTCAGTGACAAGTATCATCCCAAATTTAGAAGACAAGGGCAAGATTTCTGGCT AA